The Streptococcus sp. 29896 genome includes a region encoding these proteins:
- a CDS encoding S1C family serine protease: MWRSTYMKKYLKYIILFLFGFGGGLAGALTLGLFQGNSSNQQAGTTQVSTVSYDNETSVTQAVENVQDAVVSVINYRQASASTFSSIFGTNTASSDELQVAGEGSGVIYKKDGDTAYIVTNTHVIDGAEKIEILLASGEKIQGELVGSDTYSDLAVIKISSEKVTTVATFADSDTIQVGEVAIAIGSPLGSVYANSVTQGIVSSLSRTVTSQTDDGQTISTNAIQTDTAINPGNSGGPLVNIQGQVIGINSSKITSSSTSGLGVSVEGMGFAIPSNDVVTIINQLESAGKVTRPALGVHMVNLTDLSTSQLASAGLDNLSITSGVVIVSTQAGLPADGVLKQYDVITEINGQAIENKSDLQSALYKHSIGDSIEVTFYRNNQKQTVSIKLTHSTEDLTE, translated from the coding sequence ATATGGAGGAGTACTTATATGAAAAAATACCTCAAATATATCATTTTATTCCTATTTGGTTTTGGTGGTGGCTTGGCTGGTGCCTTAACGCTTGGTCTTTTCCAGGGGAATTCATCTAATCAACAGGCTGGAACGACCCAGGTCAGCACGGTCAGCTATGATAATGAAACCTCTGTCACTCAGGCTGTGGAAAACGTACAAGATGCTGTTGTATCGGTTATCAACTACCGACAGGCAAGTGCCTCAACATTTTCTTCTATTTTTGGAACTAATACAGCAAGTTCAGATGAATTACAAGTTGCTGGTGAAGGTTCTGGTGTCATCTATAAAAAAGATGGAGATACTGCCTATATCGTAACCAATACTCACGTAATTGATGGGGCTGAAAAAATTGAAATCTTGCTGGCCTCTGGCGAAAAAATCCAAGGGGAGTTGGTCGGATCGGATACCTATTCTGACCTAGCCGTTATCAAAATTTCTTCTGAAAAAGTGACAACAGTAGCAACCTTTGCAGATTCTGATACCATTCAAGTTGGAGAAGTAGCAATTGCTATCGGTAGCCCGCTCGGCAGTGTCTATGCCAACTCTGTGACACAGGGAATTGTCTCTAGTCTAAGTCGTACGGTCACTTCGCAAACTGATGATGGTCAAACCATTTCAACAAATGCAATCCAAACCGATACAGCCATAAACCCTGGTAACTCTGGGGGTCCTTTAGTCAATATTCAAGGACAGGTTATTGGAATCAACTCAAGCAAAATTACATCTAGTTCAACTTCTGGACTTGGGGTCTCTGTCGAAGGGATGGGATTTGCGATTCCATCAAATGATGTGGTCACTATTATCAATCAACTGGAAAGTGCTGGCAAGGTCACACGTCCGGCTCTCGGTGTTCATATGGTCAACTTGACAGATCTCTCAACTAGTCAGCTAGCAAGTGCTGGTCTCGACAATCTCTCCATTACATCAGGAGTTGTTATCGTTTCTACACAAGCAGGACTTCCTGCTGATGGGGTATTGAAGCAATATGATGTCATTACAGAGATTAATGGCCAAGCAATTGAAAATAAGAGTGATTTACAAAGCGCCCTTTATAAACACAGCATTGGCGATAGCATAGAAGTGACTTTCTATCGTAACAATCAAAAACAAACTGTTTCCATCAAGTTGACACACTCAACAGAAGACTTGACAGAATAG
- a CDS encoding ParB/RepB/Spo0J family partition protein: MEELIYLSPTDIIPNPYQPRQQFDPDKLQELAQSIQMNGIIQPLIVRKSAIHGYELLAGERRLRASKLAGLETVPVIVKELTDKELLNQAIIENLQRSDLNPIEEAHSYQRLIERGMTHDDIAGQMGKSRPYISNILRLLQLSPASQEAVESGRLSQGHARLLIGLSEKEQQDWIETIEKQEMSVRKLESILAPRKKKGVAKQDLFKQEIENQLRKRFGTLVQIHQKANGQGKLSIHFSNLEELERLINNLK; encoded by the coding sequence ATGGAAGAATTAATCTATCTATCTCCAACTGATATTATTCCCAATCCCTATCAACCACGCCAACAATTTGATCCTGACAAGCTTCAGGAATTGGCCCAGTCTATTCAGATGAACGGGATTATTCAACCCTTGATTGTTCGAAAATCGGCTATCCATGGCTATGAATTGCTGGCTGGTGAAAGACGGTTGCGAGCAAGTAAACTAGCTGGCTTAGAGACAGTTCCTGTTATTGTCAAGGAGCTGACAGATAAGGAGTTGCTCAATCAAGCCATTATCGAAAATCTCCAGCGCTCAGATCTCAATCCTATCGAGGAAGCCCATTCCTATCAACGGCTCATTGAGCGGGGTATGACCCATGACGATATTGCTGGACAAATGGGAAAATCACGGCCCTATATCAGCAATATCCTCAGACTCTTGCAGCTCAGTCCAGCCAGTCAAGAAGCAGTCGAAAGTGGCAGGCTGAGCCAGGGACATGCTCGACTTCTCATCGGATTGTCTGAAAAGGAGCAGCAAGACTGGATTGAGACAATTGAAAAACAGGAAATGAGTGTTCGAAAACTAGAAAGTATCTTGGCTCCTCGAAAGAAAAAAGGAGTAGCTAAACAAGATCTGTTCAAACAAGAAATCGAAAACCAACTGCGCAAGCGTTTTGGAACTCTGGTTCAGATTCACCAAAAAGCAAATGGGCAAGGAAAGCTATCCATCCACTTTTCAAACCTAGAAGAATTAGAAAGACTTATCAACAACTTAAAATAA